The stretch of DNA tagattaaaaactaTCACTCtaatttgtcggctaaataatagaaaaacggtaattactagtacttttagtcctcgtggatacgatattccctactcaccatagctatactattgttcgataggtgcacttgcctttgtcgtaattatagttagtttagtgacaaACACTATTTCAAAGAGAATACGCATGGAGTGaatgagaaaaagaagaaaaaaaaaaggttgatggGCAAGAGAAAAAAGTGGCGGTAGCTAATCTAGAGACTAACACGACCGCTagacaaaaacaaaaagataAGAAGCAAAACGACATggaaaaaaatttagggttttatcaCGACAAAATCTCGACAAAATTTAGTATTTGTCTTGGTGGATAAACAGAAAATGTTAAACAATACAACAGTAAAAGATACATACACCTTTAAACTTTTAGAACTAATCTATATTACTCGGGCTTTAGCTTAACAAGTTCAGAATCTGTTTGAATAAAGTATGCCGACTTAATCCATCCACCAACCCTTATCCTGTTCAACTTACGAGTCCTGAAATTATAAAAAGACACCGACCCGACATCCACCATAAATAGAGTGTCAACACCGTAGAAGGAATGAATTCGAGAACGAGGCAGAGGAACCTTTTCGTGTAAGCTTTTCAAATTTATGGTGTGTTTTCTAATCCAAATCTTTTCATAGTTTAAAATCCAAACATCTAGCATCTTAGTTTCTTGTCTAAGATGGATCAACCCGAGTTTCCCTTCGCATGACACAGGGGTGATCTGATCACAATAATCGTTTCCACGAAGTGAGTCCGGCAGTGAAGTCATTGCCCATTCCTCTTTGTCTACGTCGAAAGATAACATGGTGTACTTGTCTTGTTTGTCGTTGAACACAAGCCAATGGAGGGCGCCGCACGCAGAAACATCTTGATTGCATTCGAAATAGTCGTTGTGTGTTAATTTTAAATCGTCTGATTGTCTCCATTCCCAACTCTTGGAATCAAATATCTCGCAATGCCATGATTTTTCATTGGAACATACATTGAAATTATCTTCTTCGTTGGAACATTCTGAATCGAGGTCCAATTCGAGGTCTATAGTGTCGTCGCGGCTGTCGGAGAGTCGGACAATCTTGAACCATAAAGGGTTCGATCCGAGGACCAACATGCTTATCTTAGCCGTCCAAAATCGAGGATTTGGAGACGGAACAACTTCCCACTGTTGAGTAGTTGGTTTACAAATATAAAACGGGTCATCTCTACGTTTTCCCGGAGTGCATAAAACCAAACATCCATTGACCGTTGCTACAATCCAAGCAGGTTGGggtaaaaaattaagtaaatccTGAGTTGGTTTTGGATCGAGTCCTGACACCAAGTCCGAAGTCAATTGACCAAATAGTCTCGAAGATTGAACTAAATATCCCACCATTGTTGATGTCCTTTGAGAATGTAGCCGCATAAAATTAGATTCGTAAGTGAGATCCTTGCATTCTTTCGAAAGAACCCTACACTTTTTCATTGTTTTCAAATCAGCCCTCGAGaggatttcaaataaaatatcgGCGCTAAAATCGTAAGACGCCATCAATCTTTTGAGAAAAAGAAGAATATGCAGTTAATTACAGTGAAGATTATTAATTAgggtgtttatatatatatattaattggaTGAATTTAATTCTGGTTAGAAAGTAACTTCTAGTTCGAATAAGAGTAGGATTAGGtttcttacaaattttaaaaaaaaaaatcaaattagctttttttttttgaattacagTAACAAGAACAAACCCGGCTTAAGCCCAGACAACACTTGAAGCGGTGAACACCATTGACCATCAGGccattacataaaaataaattatatgataagagctaaaataaattatatgcatttattaacttaaataaaactaaatctTTCTAAATCAAGATTAATAATAGTTTATacgatttttctttttataaagtacataaaaataaaaacttctctttatttactgtaaatTATCTTTATGTGCATGATTCTTTTCTTTTggacaaaattaattatttaaatagcaGACACGACTCAATGAGAGAGCAAGCAATCAAAAGTCGGTTATCTCAAAGCAGAATTTGGAATTACATACACTTAACTTCTGCAATTGGCCCTGCTATTCAAACAGTGTTGTTGGATTAGGAGAAGAATCCATGTTTGTTAATGTCAAGAAGCTGCTAGTCGACAAGGCTTCCATTTCCAGGAAGGTAATAActcctctctttctttcttcacGCACCCTGGTGGAAAGAAACAAAATCGGCTTTTTTACCCCAATcgtatagaaaatatatatatcttaaatGGCATCCCAATCTGATTAATTACAGAAATGGTATGAATGTTACTATGTCCGGGGTTGGTGCCTGTCAAGATGGCACCACCACCCTAATTTTTTGCCACCACCATCAGCCAAACATTAGCCTGTTatgaacttaaaaaatatatatatattggtaaagggtaggcatatgatgacattggtattttttaataatatacgGGTAAAAATCGGGTTAAAATACGGGTTGGGGTGGAGATGTGTCCGGCAAGACCCAAGTAGAGGACATGTGTCAAGCAGTATCCAGAGTGGAGGAGCGCTGTTAAGCGACATCGAACCCTATTTAAACGATGTTTTTTTGAACGGTTTAgcatataaaaagaaaagaggaaaaattttttgtagaagaagagaaaacaaaCAAGAATTCGTAAGGTTAGTAGATTACtatagtatttttttttacatgataatcttttttttttcaaataattttgagaaatttaattattctttatAAATTTAGTATTAACGATGGATAATCAATTTTTCGTATGCACTTATTTTAATGGAGTAATTTTAACAACAGTtagatatatatgtatttaaatgtcaccaacaaataataataagatttaataaaaatatatcagttgaagatatgaaaaaaaaattagtgcaAAAATTATTAGACCTTATAAGAGGAGAATCTCGAAACTATTTTACAAATTCTTAATTTTGACAAATTCCATCAAATTCACTGAGATATAACTTGTAAACGATTTAAAGGATCTCCTGCCttcattcccttttctttcctGGAGGTCTGTTAGTGGCTTTGTTCCATATTGTTTAAATCTGACATCACCCTTTTTAAATGAACCTAACCCAACAACTAACCAACAAGCAATATTCCTAATTTCTGACTTCTCAGCATTATTTTTGAACTCCAATTCATTATGGTTTCCAGCTTGAGACCCATTCTCCAGATTGCCCGTGTTCCGATGTTAACATCTATCACGCAAATTGTTATGTTTCTTTTACCAACTTGTAAATTcttaattttacaatattttattaaCATATACAGTTCTTATGGAGatgataactcttttacttacttattacttgataacttGATAATAACTGTATATAATTATCTGtcgaattctttctctttttataGTCCATCGCAGTTGTTAGGTTGATAGCTTAGCCTAGGAATGTTAGAAggtagtttttttttcttctttttaatgcATGAATTGCCTCTTTCTGGTAGTTTGCCTTTTTTGTGACTTTCTCTAATCTCTGTAGTATGCTCTCTGTTGTATAAAGTTTGAACAATTTTTCCTACTATGCCTTATCTTCATTAAGTTACTTAATCATGATCACATCCATACATTTAGTAAAATAAA from Gossypium hirsutum isolate 1008001.06 chromosome D04, Gossypium_hirsutum_v2.1, whole genome shotgun sequence encodes:
- the LOC107960890 gene encoding uncharacterized protein, producing the protein MASYDFSADILFEILSRADLKTMKKCRVLSKECKDLTYESNFMRLHSQRTSTMVGYLVQSSRLFGQLTSDLVSGLDPKPTQDLLNFLPQPAWIVATVNGCLVLCTPGKRRDDPFYICKPTTQQWEVVPSPNPRFWTAKISMLVLGSNPLWFKIVRLSDSRDDTIDLELDLDSECSNEEDNFNVCSNEKSWHCEIFDSKSWEWRQSDDLKLTHNDYFECNQDVSACGALHWLVFNDKQDKYTMLSFDVDKEEWAMTSLPDSLRGNDYCDQITPVSCEGKLGLIHLRQETKMLDVWILNYEKIWIRKHTINLKSLHEKVPLPRSRIHSFYGVDTLFMVDVGSVSFYNFRTRKLNRIRVGGWIKSAYFIQTDSELVKLKPE